The following proteins come from a genomic window of Crassostrea angulata isolate pt1a10 chromosome 1, ASM2561291v2, whole genome shotgun sequence:
- the LOC128185430 gene encoding uncharacterized protein LOC128185430 isoform X1 encodes MASAATVGSNVIEGQTVQIKEGPPLFEDEGKDFPKPKPCEKSSSKREAEGLKGKKETEEVTLNLESAPKLDAREISLDEVLSKECEPEGNIPQQVEKSADEPENQNHDSGFYSLESIKIGSEVDEVDSLSQLSRDAPGSEQRCGKMEDVEPSDPLIERTDECSHLAEAGDQERQKNGNRESKNMKCHITKDKEEIENKKTRGKSIDNAQDMKCRINKKPRHLLISSQEFRILRKALPESKLSNLVYNFFAKNKKYVKKGLKRFRFSYFRLIETDCFVFPVLDLQSGWDWTTLDMKKEWFRLNSFASLTYRRFYKLSPVLLATAGFYYSAEHRKIQCFTCDKCYTPEYLENLLQAHGTSYPLKGLHENWCLISDHGNIPIQNPGCNDVGNPSCNKRAFKDTEGRLIQCKNMCGPNTFFMDVSHMLIEFPALKDAFKSCRTGKLILEMFEHGKLNSARGIYHILRHLEMVNPEDTIVDQVKFQLIKFFCILTEKIVMKGLCREGCHMQRTFTREQIIINPPCLKTRDGKMNIIQQGILKFFEDLCPSNKCCDHCQETVCLTFSHPPPPVLFINVLRLNFLPVGAFEDLPAVVYVLGHKYRVGMVYVHKGQHFTGWIYKNQAWTYYDDSKVSPGDKYSADLDETKEFPGNELKVVVSYYLINNGGP; translated from the exons atggcaTCAGCAGCTACTGTAGGTAGCAATGTTATTGAAGGACAGACAGTACAAATCAAGGAAGGCCCTCCTTTATTTGAGGATGAAGGGAAAGATTTCCCCAAACCCAAACCATGTGAGAAGAGTTCATCAAAAAGGGAAGCAGAAGgtttaaagggaaaaaaagaaactgaAGAGGTCACCCTCAATCTGGAAAGTGCACCAAAACTCGATGCAAGAGAAATAAGCCTCGACGAAGTTTTATCCAAGGAGTGTGAACCAGAAGGGAATATCCCTCAGCAAGTTGAAAAGTCTGCAGATGAACCTGAGAACCAAAACCATGATTCTGGATTCTATTCGTTAGAATCCATTAAGATTGGTTCTGAGGTAGATGAAGTAGATTCTCTCAGTCAACTTTCTAGAGATGCCCCTGGAAGTGAACAGAGGTGTGGGAAGATGGAAGATGTGGAACCATCAGATCCCTTGATTGAAAGGACTGATGAATGTTCTCATTTAGCTGAGGCTGGAGATCAAGAACGCCAAAAGAATGGAAATAGAGAAAGCAAGAACATGAAATGTCATATCACTAAAGACAaagaagaaattgaaaacaaaaaaactagGGGAAAAAGTATTGATAATGCTCAGGACATGAAATGTCGTATCAACAAAAAACCAAGACATTTATTAATTTCCTCTCAGGAATTCAGAATTTTACGTAAGGCCTTGCCTGAAAGTAAATTGTCCAATCTTGTCTACAATTTTTTTGCAAAGAACAAAAAGTATGTTAAGAAGGGCTTGAAAAGATTTAGATTCTCCTACTTCAGATTAATTGAGACTGATTGTTTTGTGTTTCCAGTGTTGGATTTACAGAGTGGTTGGGATTGGACCACACTGGATATGAAGAAAGAATGGTTTAGACTCAACTCCTTTGCCAGTCTGACATATCGCAGATTCTACAAATTGTCACCTGTATTACTGGCCACTGCTGGTTTTTACTACAGTGCAGAACACAGAAAAATTCAGTGTTTTACTTGTGATAAATGTTACACACCAGAATATTTAGAAAACTTATTGCAGGCTCATGGTACTTCATATCCACTAAAGGGTTTACATGAAAACTGGTGTTTGATATCTGACCATGGTAACATTCCCATTCAAAACCCTGGCTGCAATGACGTAG GAAACCCATCCTGTAACAAAAGGGCATTCAAAGATACAGAAGGGAGACTTATTCAATGCAAAAACATGTGTGGACCTAATACTTTCTTCATGGATGTCAGTCACATGTTGATAGAGTTTCCAGCATTGAAGGATGCCTTTAAGAGTTGCAGGACTGGCAAG CTTATCTTGGAAATGTTTGAACATGGAAAATTAAACTCAGCAAGAGGAATTTATCACATCCTTCGGCACCTAGAAATGGTAAACCCAGAAGACACCATTGTCGATCAAGTAAAATTTCAGCTGATCAAATTTTTCTGTATATTGACGGAAAAAATTGTGATGAAAGGATTGTGCCGAGAGGGTTGTCATATGCAGAGAACGTTTACAAGGGAACAGATTATTATCAA CCCTCCATGTCTAAAAACCAGAGATggtaaaatgaacatcattcaGCAAGGAATATTGAAATTCTTTGAAGATTTGTGTCCTTCAAACAAGTG cTGTGATCATTGCCAGGAGACTGTCTGTCTGACCTTTagccaccccccacccccagtCCTTTTTATCAACGTCTTGCGTTTAAATTTCCTGCCGGTTGGAGCTTTTGAGGACTTACCAGCAGTGGTTTATGTTCTGGGTCACAAATACAGGGTTGGTATGGTGTATGTACACAAGGGCCAGCACTTTACAGGGTGGATCTACAAGAATCAGGCATGGACTTACTATGATGATAGTAAAGTCAGCCCTGGAGATAAGTATTCAGCTGATTTAGATGAGACCAAGGAATTCCCTGGAAATGAGCTCAAGGTTGTGGTCTCATATTACCTCATCAATAATGGAGGCCCATAA
- the LOC128185430 gene encoding uncharacterized protein LOC128185430 isoform X2 has protein sequence MASAATVGSNVIEGQTVQIKEGPPLFEDEGKDFPKPKPCEKSSSKREAEGLKGKKETEEVTLNLESAPKLDAREISLDEVLSKECEPEGNIPQQVEKSADEPENQNHDSGFYSLESIKIGSEVDEVDSLSQLSRDAPGSEQRCGKMEDVEPSDPLIERTDECSHLAEAGDQERQKNGNRESKNMKCHITKDKEEIENKKTRGKSIDNAQDMKCRINKKPRHLLISSQEFRILLLDLQSGWDWTTLDMKKEWFRLNSFASLTYRRFYKLSPVLLATAGFYYSAEHRKIQCFTCDKCYTPEYLENLLQAHGTSYPLKGLHENWCLISDHGNIPIQNPGCNDVGNPSCNKRAFKDTEGRLIQCKNMCGPNTFFMDVSHMLIEFPALKDAFKSCRTGKLILEMFEHGKLNSARGIYHILRHLEMVNPEDTIVDQVKFQLIKFFCILTEKIVMKGLCREGCHMQRTFTREQIIINPPCLKTRDGKMNIIQQGILKFFEDLCPSNKCCDHCQETVCLTFSHPPPPVLFINVLRLNFLPVGAFEDLPAVVYVLGHKYRVGMVYVHKGQHFTGWIYKNQAWTYYDDSKVSPGDKYSADLDETKEFPGNELKVVVSYYLINNGGP, from the exons atggcaTCAGCAGCTACTGTAGGTAGCAATGTTATTGAAGGACAGACAGTACAAATCAAGGAAGGCCCTCCTTTATTTGAGGATGAAGGGAAAGATTTCCCCAAACCCAAACCATGTGAGAAGAGTTCATCAAAAAGGGAAGCAGAAGgtttaaagggaaaaaaagaaactgaAGAGGTCACCCTCAATCTGGAAAGTGCACCAAAACTCGATGCAAGAGAAATAAGCCTCGACGAAGTTTTATCCAAGGAGTGTGAACCAGAAGGGAATATCCCTCAGCAAGTTGAAAAGTCTGCAGATGAACCTGAGAACCAAAACCATGATTCTGGATTCTATTCGTTAGAATCCATTAAGATTGGTTCTGAGGTAGATGAAGTAGATTCTCTCAGTCAACTTTCTAGAGATGCCCCTGGAAGTGAACAGAGGTGTGGGAAGATGGAAGATGTGGAACCATCAGATCCCTTGATTGAAAGGACTGATGAATGTTCTCATTTAGCTGAGGCTGGAGATCAAGAACGCCAAAAGAATGGAAATAGAGAAAGCAAGAACATGAAATGTCATATCACTAAAGACAaagaagaaattgaaaacaaaaaaactagGGGAAAAAGTATTGATAATGCTCAGGACATGAAATGTCGTATCAACAAAAAACCAAGACATTTATTAATTTCCTCTCAGGAATTCAGAATTTTAC TGTTGGATTTACAGAGTGGTTGGGATTGGACCACACTGGATATGAAGAAAGAATGGTTTAGACTCAACTCCTTTGCCAGTCTGACATATCGCAGATTCTACAAATTGTCACCTGTATTACTGGCCACTGCTGGTTTTTACTACAGTGCAGAACACAGAAAAATTCAGTGTTTTACTTGTGATAAATGTTACACACCAGAATATTTAGAAAACTTATTGCAGGCTCATGGTACTTCATATCCACTAAAGGGTTTACATGAAAACTGGTGTTTGATATCTGACCATGGTAACATTCCCATTCAAAACCCTGGCTGCAATGACGTAG GAAACCCATCCTGTAACAAAAGGGCATTCAAAGATACAGAAGGGAGACTTATTCAATGCAAAAACATGTGTGGACCTAATACTTTCTTCATGGATGTCAGTCACATGTTGATAGAGTTTCCAGCATTGAAGGATGCCTTTAAGAGTTGCAGGACTGGCAAG CTTATCTTGGAAATGTTTGAACATGGAAAATTAAACTCAGCAAGAGGAATTTATCACATCCTTCGGCACCTAGAAATGGTAAACCCAGAAGACACCATTGTCGATCAAGTAAAATTTCAGCTGATCAAATTTTTCTGTATATTGACGGAAAAAATTGTGATGAAAGGATTGTGCCGAGAGGGTTGTCATATGCAGAGAACGTTTACAAGGGAACAGATTATTATCAA CCCTCCATGTCTAAAAACCAGAGATggtaaaatgaacatcattcaGCAAGGAATATTGAAATTCTTTGAAGATTTGTGTCCTTCAAACAAGTG cTGTGATCATTGCCAGGAGACTGTCTGTCTGACCTTTagccaccccccacccccagtCCTTTTTATCAACGTCTTGCGTTTAAATTTCCTGCCGGTTGGAGCTTTTGAGGACTTACCAGCAGTGGTTTATGTTCTGGGTCACAAATACAGGGTTGGTATGGTGTATGTACACAAGGGCCAGCACTTTACAGGGTGGATCTACAAGAATCAGGCATGGACTTACTATGATGATAGTAAAGTCAGCCCTGGAGATAAGTATTCAGCTGATTTAGATGAGACCAAGGAATTCCCTGGAAATGAGCTCAAGGTTGTGGTCTCATATTACCTCATCAATAATGGAGGCCCATAA